A single genomic interval of Coccidioides posadasii str. Silveira chromosome 1, complete sequence harbors:
- the CHZ1 gene encoding Histone H2A.Z-specific chaperone (EggNog:ENOG410Q06F~COG:S) has protein sequence MSANQDITLTEGEGSRPAADKGKGKAVGSEDIPMEQYSGDSETDESDAADDETFPEDDIEEEDEAGDDNLERISEENIIPGGRRTRGKVINFAEAAEKVAEDDAMDDDDDEEYKQRDEDDEMQG, from the exons ATGAGCGCCAACCAGGATATCACCCTCACAGAGGGTGAAGGTTCTAGGCCAGCTGCTGACAAGGGCAAGGGCAAGGCTGTTGGGTCTGAGGATATACCTATGGAGCAGTATTCTGGGGACTCTGAGACAGATGAGAGTGATGCTGCAGATGATGAAACT TTTCCTGAAG ATGACATTGAAGAGGAAGACGAAGCGGGAGACGATAACCTCGAACGCATTTCGGAGGAAAACATCATCCCAGGCGGTCGTCGCACTCGCGGTAAAGTCATCAACTTCGCCGAAGCCGCAGAAAAGGTCGCAGAGGACGATGCGATggacgatgatgacgacgaagAATACAAGCAACGCGACGAGGACGACGAGATGCAAGGCTAA
- a CDS encoding uncharacterized protein (EggNog:ENOG410PY2Q) — protein sequence MLSLPLIEPRDSHMLWFTPPHSRRTSYTAPAGNQTTNIRRNGQSGGASHVPPTSDSLAALMLEERALRIRKQNIASFGYSWIRPAGYPKTMQGIREEEAEREEAANAAMEGEMEFMGEVGLDGGIGGGEGDDLEEMERDLDDDIPEADEDEEEDEFSGGLVEDGEDGLDEDDLVEGEDEEEVLMERDLDDDIPEGFGIGHDDDDDDQEDEDFDEQPDLDDDIPSASPQEEDISMMERDLDEDVPEQEWEHTDTDAEEDEEDDQSDGLHYSMTDRYFYQASHRPRSSISTLAENSPPLPPPLVRHRETEAQRLFLERWSGGIGDDVEDSMAAFRSSGMSERNLRLPRIRNRRRHSTLSDESINVP from the exons ATGCTATCTCTCCCTCTGATCGAACCTCGAGAT TCCCACATGCTGTGGTTCACACCTCCCCATTCCCGTCGCACGAGCTACACTGCCCCCGCTGGAAACCAAACCACAAACATCCGCCGAAATGGCCAGTCTGGAGGAGCATCACATGTCCCTCCGACATCAGACTCCCTCGCTGCCCTCATGCTCGAAGAACGCGCGCTGCGAATCCGCAAGCAGAATATAGCCTCGTTTGGGTACTCATGGATTCGGCCGGCGGGGTATCCGAAGACCATGCAGGGCATTCGCGAGGAGGAGGCTGAAAGAGAGGAAGCGGCGAATGCGGCGATGGAAGGCGAGATGGAGTTTATGGGGGAGGTGGGGCTTGATGGTGGCATCGGAGGAGGTGAAGGGGATGATCTGGAGGAGATGGAGAGGGATTTGGATGATGATATCCCGGAGGcggatgaggatgaggaggaggatgagtTTAGTGGTGGGTTGGTGGAGGATGGAGAGGATGGGTTGGATGAGGATGATTTGGTCGAAGgtgaggacgaggaggaggtgTTGATGGAGAGGGATTTAGATGATGATATTCCTGAAGGGTTTGGGATAGGGcatgatgacgatgacgatgaccAAGAGGACGAAGACTTCGATGAACAGCCTGATTTGGATGATGATATCCCTTCAGCCTCACCTCAGGAAGAGGATATTAGCATGATGGAGCGCGATTTGGATGAGGATGTGCCTGAACAGGAATGGGAGCATACAGATACCGATGCcgaggaggatgaggaggacgACCAATCCGATGGCCTGCACTATTCTATGACTGATCGTTACTTCTATCAAGCCTCACATCGCCCTCGGTCGAGTATATCCACGCTCGCTGAGAATTCTCCTCCCCTCCCACCGCCTCTCGTCCGTCACCGGGAAACAGAAGCACAGCGACTATTTCTCGAACGATGGAGCGGTGGAATCGGAGACGATGTAGAGGATTCCATGGCGGCCTTCCGATCCAGCGGAATGTCTGAACGAAATCTACGTCTTCCAAGGATTCGAAATCGGAGACGACATTCGACTTTGTCCGATGAGTCTATCAACGTTCCATGA
- the BET1 gene encoding protein transport protein bet1 (EggNog:ENOG410PNJI~COG:U~TransMembrane:1 (i145-166o)~BUSCO:14863at33183), producing MASRFPHSALHQRDPRSSSSLFDSYSGSKERNRPSSRSPGYRGGGYGFAGSSNGSVNPGYRAATPNKKGQYSDAVLSSLESQNDAEVEGITAKVKMLKDITVAIGDEIRESSAFADKMNDTFDNTRVRLRGTMNRMLRMAERSGVGWKVWLGFFVAVFMLFTYVWLF from the exons atgGCGTCAAG ATTTCCTCATTCGGCGCTCCACCAGCGAGATCCTAGGTCGTCGTCGAGCTTGTTCGATTCCTACAGCGGAAGCAAAGAGAGAAATCGTCCCTCGAGTCGATCTCCCGGGTATAGAGGAGGAGGATATGGATTTGCGGGGTCATCAAACGGAAGCGTAAATCCAGGATACCGAGCCGCAACGCCGAATAAAAA AGGCCAGTACTCAGATGCAGTCTTATCCTCCTTAGAGTCTCAGAATGATGCCGAGGTTGAGGGTATTACGGCCAAGGTGAAGATGCTGAAAGAC ATTACCGTAGCCATTGGTGACGAGATCCGTGAATCCTCCGCCTTCGCAGATAAAATGAATGACACATTTGATAATACTCGAGTTCGACTACGCGGCACCATGAACCGAATGCTACGAATGGCAGAGCGTAGTGGCGTTGGATGGAAAGTCTGGCTTGGATTCTTTGTCGCCGTTTTCATGCTCTTCACATACGTCTGGCTGTTTTAA
- a CDS encoding uncharacterized protein (EggNog:ENOG410PY0N~COG:S) yields the protein MSFQKKIFINLPSKDLEASKRFALGLGLKKKFEGSGEMQTVVFVYADNILIMYHAHPTWERWLFEGRKTADAHSTTQALLTLSAESAEEVESMVSKAVDAGGRRGPQMAPDNDQYGMYSRSVEDPDGHVFEIVYASKGCCMGA from the coding sequence ATGTCCTTCCaaaaaaagatcttcatcaACCTCCCTAGCAAAGACCTTGAAGCTTCCAAACGCTTCGCCCTCGGTCTCGGCCTCAAGAAGAAGTTTGAAGGCTCTGGAGAGATGCAAACCGTCGTCTTCGTCTACGCAGATAACATCTTAATTATGTACCACGCCCATCCGACTTGGGAGCGATGGTTATTCGAGGGTCGAAAGACCGCCGATGCGCATTCCACCACACAAGCGCTGTTGACCTTATCCGCAGAATCAGCGGAGGAGGTGGAGAGTATGGTTAGCAAGGCTGTGGATGCCGGAGGGAGAAGGGGACCCCAGATGGCGCCGGACAACGACCAGTATGGAATGTATTCAAGGAGTGTGGAGGACCCGGATGGCCATGTTTTCGAAATTGTGTATGCGAGTAAGGGGTGTTGTATGGGGGCGTGA